One genomic region from Dermacentor variabilis isolate Ectoservices chromosome 6, ASM5094787v1, whole genome shotgun sequence encodes:
- the LOC142585117 gene encoding peroxisome assembly protein 10-B-like gives MSRFKPALQPEILRAHQKDEQHILSLQKDVSEIARAVLGMRPWMRWRLEVDALASLIYYCATTLSGFQTLGEEYVHILQLGRSLKTVPTLAQRLTFVVLQSFGSNLIRGTLKLIKKEQKVDGEALSTLVTRALQVHTILFYLLGGYYSPAKRLSGIRYVLIRNWLSTPDVARYYKVLGWLSLIEFGVSLQSAFRSLKTSGTSDNIHSELSKYSCCMCVDSAKNASVIPCGHVYCWYCITGWLRTNKQCPLCRMPCEPQQTVLLQNVW, from the coding sequence ATGTCGCGATTTAAACCCGCGCTTCAGCCCGAGATTTTGCGGGCTCACCAGAAAGACGAGCAACATATCTTGTCGCTGCAAAAAGATGTGTCAGAAATTGCCCGTGCTGTGCTCGGAATGCGACCATGGATGCGGTGGCGTTTAGAGGTGGATGCATTAGCCAGCCTCATATACTACTGCGCAACGACGCTGAGTGGCTTCCAGACTTTGGGCGAGGAATACGTGCACATTCTGCAACTCGGCCGGTCCCTCAAGACGGTCCCCACCCTTGCTCAGAGGCTCACATTCGTAGTCTTGCAGTCATTCGGAAGTAACTTGATCCGCGGGACGTTAAAGCTCatcaagaaagaacaaaaagttGACGGTGAAGCGCTGAGCACGCTCGTTACGCGAGCTTTGCAAGTGCACACGATATTGTTCTATCTTCTCGGCGGATACTACAGTCCTGCCAAGAGGTTGTCAGGAATCAGATATGTGCTAATAAGAAACTGGCTTTCTACGCCAGATGTTGCGCGCTACTACAAAGTGTTAGGTTGGCTGTCGCTCATTGAGTTCGGGGTGTCACTTCAATCAGCTTTTAGGTCGCTCAAAACATCGGGAACCAGTGATAATATTCACTCTGAGTTATCGAAGTATAGCTGTTGCATGTGCGTCGACTCTGCGAAGAATGCTTCTGTGATACCTTGTGGCCACGTCTACTGCTGGTATTGCATCACCGGCTGGTTGAGAACTAACAAACAGTGCCCCTTGTGCAGAATGCCTTGTGAACCACAACAAACAGTGCTGCTTCAGAATGTATGGTGA
- the LOC142585115 gene encoding histone acetyltransferase KAT8-like, with translation MSEENRTSLTQAKDGPAQAENTISGKTFGGSERSRNRQSKEPIMEGALEIGDHYMVRRSDDTWHPAEIIQVRPCDHDVGKWEYYVHYEGYNRRLDEWVDRDRFNLSSSQKEELKNPMAQTDCIEQSDRKITRNQKRRHDEINHIQKTYAEMDPTTAALEKEHEAITKVKYVDRIQFGKYEIDAWYFSPFPEDYGKVPKLWICEFCLKYMRLEKSYRYHQSECIWRQPPGKEIYRKGTISLWEVDGRDHKIYCQNLCLLAKLFLDHKTLYFDVEPFIFYVLCEVDKHGAHLVGYFSKEKESPDGNNVACILTMPPYQRKGYGKFLIAFSYELSKLEGTVGSPEKPLSDLGKLSYRSYWSWVLLEILRDVRGALSIKDLSQMTSITQGDIVTTLQSLNMVKYWKGQHVICVTPKLVEEHLKSAQYKRPRLQVDISSLRWTPPKKRPKQGKKA, from the exons ATGTCGGAGGAGAATCGCACTTCTTTGACTCAAGCGAAAGATGGGCCTGCTCAAGCTGAAAACACGATTTCAGGCAAGACATTCGGAGGTTCGGAAAGAAGCCGTAACCGACAAAGTAAAGAACCTATCATGGAAGGAGCGCTTGAGATAGGAGATCACTACATGGTCCGTCGTTCCGATGACACTTGGC ATCCTGCAGAGATTATTCAAGTTCGCCCGTGCGATCACGACGTAGGAAAGTGGGAGTACTACGTTCACTACGAGGGAT ATAACCGTCGTCTGGACGAATGGGTTGACCGTGACCGGTTCAACTTGTCGTCGTCGCAAAAAGAGGAGCTGAAGAACCCGATGGCGCAAACAGACTGCATAGAGCAGTCAGACCGAAAAATTACACGCAACCAAAAGCGGAGACATGATGAGATCAATCACATTCAGAAG ACATACGCCGAAATGGATCCGACGACGGCCGCGCTTGAGAAAGAGCACGAGGCG ATCACAAAAGTTAAATATGTAGATAGGATACAATTTGGAAAATATGAAATTGATGCGTGGTACTTCTCACCCTTCCCCGAGGACTATGGAAAAGTGCCAAAGCTCTGGATTTGCGAGTTCTGTCTGAAGTACATGAGGCTCGAGAAATCTTACCGTTACCACCAG AGTGAGTGCATATGGAGACAGCCACCTGGCAAAGAGATATACAGGAAAGGCACCATCTCCCTGTGGGAGGTGGATGGCAGAGATCACAAG ATCTACTGCCAGAACCTGTGCCTCCTGGCCAAACTTTTCCTGGACCACAAGACGCTATACTTTGATGTGGAGCCGTTCATCTTCTATGTGCTGTGTGAGGTTGACAAGCACGGTGCACATCTGGTGGGCTACTTCTCCAAGGAGAAAGAATCCCCGGATGGGAACAACGTGGCCTGCATCCTTACCATGCCACCATACCAGCGCAAGGGTTACGGAAAGTTCCTCATCGCTTTCA GCTACGAGCTGTCAAAGCTGGAAGGCACAGTCGGGTCCCCCGAGAAGCCTCTCTCTGATCTGGGCAAACTCAGCTACAGGAGCTACTGGTCCTGGGTGCTCCTCGAGATCCTCCGGGATGTCCGTGGAGCCTTGTCTATTAAAGACCTTAG CCAGATGACCAGCATAACCCAGGGGGACATAGTGACGACACTGCAGAGCCTCAACATGGTGAAGTACTGGAAGGGCCAGCACGTGATCTGCGTGACACCCAAGCTTGTGGAAGAACATCTGAAGAGTGCCCAATACAAGAGGCCACGACTTCAAGTTGACATCTCTTCTCTGCGCTGGACACCTCCGAAAAAGCGACCCAAGCAAGGAAAGAAGGCCTAG